CGCCGCGCACCACGTTGATGTTCGCTTGAGAGGCCCCGATGTTGACCATGGCGACCACCCGGCCGGGCTCGATGCCGTAGTTCATCTCGTAGGCGTTCTGGAGCGCGAAGGCATCGACATCCATGATCATCGGATTTCGCCCTGCCTGGGTGATGACGCTCTGATAGTCGTTGATTTTGTCTTTCTTCGCCGCCACCAGGAGGATGTCCATGTTGCCGCCTGCCGCTCCCGCGTCGAGCACCTGGTAGTCCAGGTTCACCTCCTGGATGTCGAACGGGATGTACTGCTCGGCTTCCCAGTGGATCGATTCCGCGAGCTCCTGCTCGCTCATGGCTGGAAGCTGGATCTTCTTGACGATCACCGAGCTGCCGCTGATGGACGTCGCGACTTCGGTGGTCTTGATACGGAACTCGGAGAATAGCTTCGTGATCGCGTCGATGACCGACGTCGAATCCATGATTTGCCCGTCGACGATGGCTTCCGCGGGAAGATATTCGAGGCCGACGGTGATGAGCTGAAACGTATCCCCCTTCGATGGCTTCAACTCGACGGCCTTGACGGAGCTCGACCCGATGTCCAGCCCAACGAGATT
This window of the Vicinamibacteria bacterium genome carries:
- the pilM gene encoding type IV pilus assembly protein PilM produces the protein MGLFGKKKNLVGLDIGSSSVKAVELKPSKGDTFQLITVGLEYLPAEAIVDGQIMDSTSVIDAITKLFSEFRIKTTEVATSISGSSVIVKKIQLPAMSEQELAESIHWEAEQYIPFDIQEVNLDYQVLDAGAAGGNMDILLVAAKKDKINDYQSVITQAGRNPMIMDVDAFALQNAYEMNYGIEPGRVVAMVNIGASQANINVVRGDTSIFTRDITTIGGNQYTDAIQKELNISFEQAEAEKLGQGHNEAIPRILQSVTETVLMEVQKTFDFFKATTSEDRIDRVVLSGGSARIRGLSDAMSERFDTRVEIFNPFQNVTYNPKDFDAEFLEDVGPACTIAVGLAMRKGGE